Proteins from a genomic interval of Helicoverpa armigera isolate CAAS_96S chromosome 9, ASM3070526v1, whole genome shotgun sequence:
- the LOC110369993 gene encoding small ribosomal subunit protein uS8A: MVRMNVLSDALKSIHNAEKRGKRQVLIRPCSKVIVKFLTVMMKHGYIGEFEIVDDHRAGKIVVNLTGRLNKCGVISPRFDVPINDIERWTNLLPSRQFGYLVLTTSGGIMDHEEARRKHLGGKILGFFF; the protein is encoded by the exons ATGGTGCGTATGAACGTATTGAGTGATGCCCTCAAATCAATCCACAATGCCGAGAAGCGCGGCAAAAGACAAGTGCTAATCCGGCCTTGTTCCAAAGTTATCGTCAAGTTTTTGACTGTGATGATGAAGCACGGTTACATCGGCGAGTTTGAGATCGTCGATGACCACAGAGCTGGAAAGATTGTCGTCAATCTCACCGGCAGACTGAACAAATGTGGAGTCATTTCACCCCGCTTCGACGTACCAATCAATGACATCGAGAGGTGGACTAACCTGCTACCGTCACGACAGTTCGG CTACCTGGTCCTCACAACCAGTGGTGGAATCATGGACCATGAAGAAGCCAGAAGGAAACATCTTGGAGGAAAAATTTTAGGCTTCTTTTTCTAA